One Pseudomonas abieticivorans genomic region harbors:
- a CDS encoding putative bifunctional diguanylate cyclase/phosphodiesterase, giving the protein MTIPPPSDAQSLRTEAERIIDESLTLRQTGLLHELHVHQIELDMQNETLRQTQIDLEVSRDLYLDLYEHAPVGYLTLSTSGMIQAVNLTGAALLGMDRERLLGRRFSTRVQASEGDRWQDVFRRACNDLAHHQADLTLLRGDGTPLAVRLDCRRHDSAASQAVRVTLSDITELREHQRQLEYIAHYDALTHLPNRVLLAERMQQAMSVALQRNNLLAIAYLDLDGFKAVNDVHGHETGDRVLAAVAARMKHTLRCDCTLSRLGGDEFVVMMVDLEQLSDTQPMLERLLVAAGEPVQVGGVSVDISASIGVSYFPQPAEISADQLLRQADQAMYQAKLEGKNRFHVFDALRDLHLRGRNARLDRLDRALRDDEFVLYYQPKVNLRSGAVVGCEALIRWQHPEKGLIAPEGFLPLTEGNRLSEVIGDWVIDSALGQMAAWLREGVRMPVSVNVGARQLQQLDFVSRLSGHLSRHPSVMPGMLMIEILETSALEDMDGVSRTINACAALGVRFALDDFGTGYSSLTYLKRLPVAQLKIDQTFVQDMLADTEDQSILQAILGLAAAFGREVIAEGVNSADHGKRLLQLGCEVVQGFGIAEPMPAALLPRWVVAWQAAPAWQPTCPTLR; this is encoded by the coding sequence ATGACGATACCGCCCCCGAGCGATGCGCAATCCTTGCGAACAGAGGCCGAGCGGATCATCGACGAAAGCCTGACGCTCAGGCAGACGGGGTTGTTGCACGAATTGCATGTTCACCAGATCGAACTGGACATGCAAAACGAGACACTGCGTCAGACGCAGATCGACCTGGAAGTTTCCCGCGACCTTTACCTGGACTTGTACGAGCACGCGCCAGTGGGTTACCTGACATTGTCGACCAGTGGCATGATCCAGGCGGTCAACCTGACTGGCGCGGCCTTGCTCGGCATGGACCGCGAGCGCCTGCTGGGGCGACGCTTCAGCACGCGGGTACAGGCCAGCGAAGGTGATCGCTGGCAAGACGTGTTTCGTCGGGCCTGCAATGACCTTGCCCACCATCAGGCCGATCTGACGCTGTTGCGTGGCGATGGCACGCCGTTGGCCGTGCGCCTGGATTGCCGACGGCATGATTCGGCCGCCAGCCAAGCCGTCCGCGTGACGCTGTCGGACATCACCGAGCTGCGTGAGCATCAGCGGCAACTGGAATACATTGCCCATTACGATGCGTTGACCCATCTGCCCAACCGGGTGCTGCTTGCCGAACGCATGCAGCAGGCCATGAGCGTGGCGTTGCAGCGCAACAATCTGTTGGCTATTGCCTACCTGGACCTGGACGGCTTCAAGGCCGTCAACGACGTGCATGGCCACGAAACCGGTGATCGGGTGCTGGCAGCCGTGGCTGCGCGCATGAAGCACACCTTGCGCTGCGATTGCACCTTGTCGCGCCTGGGCGGCGATGAATTCGTGGTGATGATGGTCGATCTGGAGCAGCTCAGTGACACTCAACCGATGCTCGAGCGCCTGTTGGTCGCCGCCGGTGAGCCGGTTCAGGTCGGCGGTGTGAGCGTCGACATCTCGGCCAGCATCGGCGTCAGTTACTTTCCCCAACCGGCCGAGATCAGCGCTGACCAATTGCTGCGCCAGGCCGATCAGGCGATGTACCAGGCAAAGCTTGAGGGCAAGAACCGTTTCCACGTTTTCGATGCCCTGCGTGATTTGCACCTGCGTGGCCGCAACGCCCGGCTGGACAGGCTTGACCGGGCGCTGCGCGACGACGAGTTCGTGCTGTATTACCAGCCTAAGGTCAACCTGCGCAGCGGTGCAGTGGTGGGCTGCGAAGCACTGATTCGTTGGCAGCACCCGGAAAAAGGCCTGATCGCCCCCGAGGGCTTTTTGCCGTTGACCGAGGGCAATCGACTGTCGGAGGTCATTGGCGATTGGGTGATCGACAGCGCCCTGGGGCAAATGGCGGCCTGGCTGCGCGAAGGGGTGCGCATGCCAGTGAGTGTGAACGTCGGTGCGCGTCAGTTGCAGCAGTTGGACTTTGTCAGCCGCTTGAGTGGGCACCTGTCTCGTCATCCGAGTGTGATGCCGGGCATGTTGATGATAGAGATTCTCGAAACCAGCGCGCTGGAGGACATGGACGGCGTGTCGCGCACCATCAATGCGTGTGCCGCGCTGGGGGTACGCTTTGCGCTGGATGATTTCGGCACCGGCTACTCGTCGCTCACCTACCTCAAGCGTTTGCCCGTGGCGCAGTTGAAAATCGACCAGACCTTTGTGCAAGACATGCTCGCCGATACTGAGGACCAATCCATTTTGCAGGCAATTTTGGGCTTGGCGGCTGCGTTTGGCCGCGAGGTGATTGCCGAGGGCGTCAACAGTGCCGACCACGGCAAGCGCCTGCTGCAACTGGGGTGTGAGGTGGTACAGGGGTTCGGCATTGCCGAGCCGATGCCGGCAGCGCTGTTGCCACGCTGGGTCGTGGCCTGGCAGGCGGCCCCCGCGTGGCAGCCCACCTGCCCGACGTTGCGTTAG